One part of the Eleginops maclovinus isolate JMC-PN-2008 ecotype Puerto Natales chromosome 14, JC_Emac_rtc_rv5, whole genome shotgun sequence genome encodes these proteins:
- the vgf gene encoding neurosecretory protein VGF gives MIGYHKASSALTLLVLLTGASLPRLSTPSPINIPRDVVKPHGDPPPVREEERRSIQKEEAEEEEDELFKDVDPKTLAAVLLEALNRSQAEKRREGGERDGMREDINADMGEVNNEDEASREVRTMEGSDRDRDGRKELELLMAAQGKEREKQEEEERKKAQEEEERMTEKVTSRTTSQTIQVQTEKPASRDGTGDNSQGSAPQNPEQESNEEEQLSPEELKNLETMMKEFPRLNAATKREGDSEQTQRESRGYSSYNDVIQKGNDLAISKKKLKWQEETQKGLNIPTFRGGNFMDDFEDNNAGSNAAQSKPPSDQEAMEEDEPEEEEEEEDEEVLSPEEEEARAKAEQEEMRRQAAEAQKAKMEEEKLADIASDMLLRYMVKQNNGNKKYTSSLSNAAEDKRSNEEQEVTEEDDIDPQTIDKLIEISNKLHLPADDVVDIISDVEKKKKKDVSPEMPPRWQRPPTPLSSSYSSINGYTIPQIPDQYPVSKQPSPAVNLLKNWLQEKTQTKSQDLWSKPGKPLLANPNRWPKPQKSYKQDLWLQSPEPVWTGYPSYPYKYPSYYQRKQYSEYYPFYFPTAPRPKPRYYVTKPALNPNNYLSNSVDDTYSFPPRRRYHSWVQPRLRSPPVGPQQRPFYSSYRFQPYPKPRSPPRMRMIAPQQKFYYSPAAPAVVRNEDFYVAGKKPDSSNRDDLEKYIEQILMKRPMLD, from the coding sequence ATGATTGGGTACCACAAAGCCTCAAGTGCCCTTACCCTCCTAGTCCTCCTGACAGGGGCTTCCCTCCCCCGGCTGTCCACCCCCAGCCCGATCAACATCCCCAGAGATGTCGTTAAGCCACACGGAGATCCTCCTCCTGtaagggaagaggagaggcgATCGATACAGAAagaagaggcagaggaagaagaagatgagcTCTTTAAAGATGTGGATCCCAAAACACTAGCGGCGGTTTTACTGGAGGCACTAAATCGCTCACAAGCGGAgaaaagaagggagggaggggagcgCGATGGGATGAGAGAAGACATAAATGCTGATATGGGTGAAGTTAATAATGAAGACGAAGCGAGCAGAGAAGTGAGAACGATGGAGGGatcagacagagacagagatggacGGAAAGAGTTAGAGCTTCTGATGGCAGCGCAAGGAAAGGAGCgggaaaaacaggaagaagaggagaggaagaaagctcaggaggaagaggaaaggatgACGGAAAAAGTGACGAGTCGTACTACAAGTCAAACAATCCAGGTGCAAACGGAGAAGCCCGCCAGTCGAGATGGAACAGGGGACAACAGTCAGGGTTCTGCCCCCCAGAACCCAGAACAAGAGAGCAatgaggaggagcagctcagCCCCGAGGAGCTGAAGAACCTGGAGACCATGATGAAGGAGTTTCCACGTTTGAACGCGGCTACTAAAAGGGAAGGAGATTCAGAGCAAACccagagagaaagcagaggtTACAGCAGCTACAACGACGTCATCCAAAAAGGCAACGACCTCGCCATCTCCAAGAAGAAACTGAAATGGCAGGAAGAGACGCAGAAAGGCTTGAACATCCCAACATTCAGGGGAGGCAACTTCATGGATGACTTTGAGGACAATAACGCTGGCAGTAATGCAGCACAGTCCAAGCCTCCGTCAGATCAGGAGGCCATGGAAGAAGATGAaccggaggaggaggaggaggaggaagacgaggaggtGCTGAGtcctgaggaggaagaggctcGAGCTAAGGCGGAGCAAGAGGAGATGAGAAGGCAGGCGGCCGAGGCCCAGAAAGCcaagatggaggaggagaagttGGCGGATATCGCCTCGGACATGCTGCTGCGCTACATGGTCAAACAGAACAACGGGAACAAGAAGTACACCTCGTCTCTGTCCAACGCCGCCGAGGACAAGAGGTCCAACGAGGAGCAGGAAGTGACCGAGGAAGACGATATCGATCCCCAAACTATAGACAAGCTGATCGAGATCTCCAACAAACTCCACCTCCCCGCCGACGACGTAGTGGATATCATCAGCGAcgtggagaagaagaagaagaaagacgtGTCGCCTGAGATGCCTCCTCGATGGCAACGACCTCCGACTCCGCTGTCTTCGTCCTACTCATCAATCAACGGCTATACAATACCACAGATTCCCGATCAATACCCGGTTTCCAAGCAACCCTCTCCAGCTGTCAATCTCCTAAAAAACTGGTTACAGGAAAAAACGCAAACAAAATCGCAGGATCTCTGGAGCAAACCTGGAAAGCCTCTTCTAGCCAATCCCAACCGTTGGCCCAAACCTCAGAAGTCGTACAAACAGGATCTTTGGCTCCAATCGCCCGAGCCGGTTTGGACTGGTTACCCTTCGTACCCCTACAAATACCCTTCCTATTACCAGAGGAAGCAGTACTCAGAGTACTACCCTTTCTATTTCCCTACTGCCCCCAGACCCAAACCCCGTTACTATGTCACCAAACCTGCCCTCAACCCCAACAACTACCTGAGTAACTCCGTGGACGACACCTACTCTTTCCCTCCCAGACGCCGTTACCATAGCTGGGTCCAACCTCGGCTGAGGAGCCCCCCCGTAGGCCCCCAGCAGAGGCCCTTCTACAGCAGCTATCGCTTTCAGCCCTATCCCAAACCACGTTCCCCTCCCAGAATGCGCATGATCGCTCCCCAACAGAAGTTCTATTACTCACCAGCGGCACCTGCAGTGGTGAGAAATGAAGATTTTTACGTTGCTGGAAAGAAGCCAGACAGCAGTAACCGTGACGATCTAGAGAAATACATAGAGCAGATTCTCATGAAGAGACCGATGCTAGACTGA
- the snapc2 gene encoding snRNA-activating protein complex subunit 2 isoform X1, which produces MKPPPRKRTKRTPSFEPSPAPRKVSGQWQLAERRKLLKALKDLAKTNSLNEDIDCEFLRKYVPTRSISEINTMVELLKSQVISFASQELKKKTRQEKDRKPIEVWTQMASLVAGTNENPIIDTFSQILMVCSTEPKTLKFCDPPKVNGPPPVQNRHIGRTAPLKPIPRLPLKVRPIRALKNPAAATSPGGRLAAASHQLLSTAAGASPATPPTSQSAQPSEQHPTTTSSSESTSASPHTSPTSRTPAPSPASSSGASSPHPLSTPARKCNTVFGTTSKLACKQINTKESAVDFERIYGYLSVINTPGKPCHLTAMESAIVLDLLMSLPEELLLLDCNKLKKHLLQVHRFLSSTPDSKMARDMLKELKEGLCVQTEGGDGPQNKRPAERRWVS; this is translated from the exons ATGAAGCCTCCTCCGCGTAAACGGACTAAACGCACCCCGAGTTTTGAACCATCACCGGCTCCACGGAAAGTGTCTGGTCAGTGGCAGCTGGCCGAGCGGAGGAAGCTCCTGAAAGCCCTGAAAGACCTCGCCAAGACCAACAGCCTCAACGAAGACATTGACTGTGAATTCCTGAGAAAATATGTGCCAACCCGGTCCATCTCAGAG ATCAACACTATGGTGGAACTTCTGAAGAGCCAGGTGATCTCCTTCGCAAGCCAAGAACTGAAGAAGAAGACACGGCAGGAGAAGGACAGGAAGCCCATCGAGGTGTGGACACAAATGGCCTCTCTGGTGGCTGGAACCAACGAAAACCCCATTATTGATACTTTCTCTCAG ATCCTGATGGTGTGCTCCACAGAGCCTAAAACCCTGAAGTTCTGCGACCCCCCCAAGGTCAACGGCCCCCCCCCAGTCCAGAACAGGCATATAGGACGCACCGCTCCTCTGAAACCAATTCCCCGTCTGCCACTCAAAG TCCGTCCAATCAGAGCACTGAAGAATCCAGCAGCAGCCACGAGCCCGGGTGGAAGACTCGCAGCAGCATCCCATCAACTGCTCTCTACTGCAGCTGGAGCCTCACCTGccaccccccccacctctcAGTCTGCG CAGCCCTCAGAGCAacaccccaccaccacctcttcATCAGAGTCCACCTCAGCCAGTCCTCACACATCTCCCACCAGCCGAACCCCAGCCCCCAGTCCTGCATCATCCTCCGGTGCCTCCTCCCCGCACCCCCTCTCCACCCCCGCTAGGAAATGTAACACCGTGTTTGGGACCACCAGCAAATTGGCCTGCAAACAAATTAACACAAAGGAGAGCGCGGTGGACTTTGAGAGGATATATGGCTACCTGAGTGTCATCAACACGCCCGGCAAGCCCTGTCATCTCACCGCAATGG AGAGTGCTATAGTGTTGGACCTGTTGATGTCTCTGCCAGAGGAGCTTCTCCTGCTGGACTGCAACAAACTGAAGAAACATCTGCTCCAG GTGCACCGATTCCTCTCATCCACCCCTGACTCAAAGATGGCAAGAGACATGTTGAAAGAGCTGAAGGAGGGACTCTGTGTTCAGACCGAGGGTGGAGACGGTCCCCAGAACAAACGACCAGCAGAACGACGCTGGGTCAGCTGA
- the snapc2 gene encoding snRNA-activating protein complex subunit 2 isoform X2 produces MKPPPRKRTKRTPSFEPSPAPRKVSGQWQLAERRKLLKALKDLAKTNSLNEDIDCEFLRKYVPTRSISEINTMVELLKSQVISFASQELKKKTRQEKDRKPIEVWTQMASLVAGTNENPIIDTFSQILMVCSTEPKTLKFCDPPKVNGPPPVQNRHIGRTAPLKPIPRLPLKVRPIRALKNPAAATSPGGRLAAASHQLLSTAAGASPATPPTSQSAPSEQHPTTTSSSESTSASPHTSPTSRTPAPSPASSSGASSPHPLSTPARKCNTVFGTTSKLACKQINTKESAVDFERIYGYLSVINTPGKPCHLTAMESAIVLDLLMSLPEELLLLDCNKLKKHLLQVHRFLSSTPDSKMARDMLKELKEGLCVQTEGGDGPQNKRPAERRWVS; encoded by the exons ATGAAGCCTCCTCCGCGTAAACGGACTAAACGCACCCCGAGTTTTGAACCATCACCGGCTCCACGGAAAGTGTCTGGTCAGTGGCAGCTGGCCGAGCGGAGGAAGCTCCTGAAAGCCCTGAAAGACCTCGCCAAGACCAACAGCCTCAACGAAGACATTGACTGTGAATTCCTGAGAAAATATGTGCCAACCCGGTCCATCTCAGAG ATCAACACTATGGTGGAACTTCTGAAGAGCCAGGTGATCTCCTTCGCAAGCCAAGAACTGAAGAAGAAGACACGGCAGGAGAAGGACAGGAAGCCCATCGAGGTGTGGACACAAATGGCCTCTCTGGTGGCTGGAACCAACGAAAACCCCATTATTGATACTTTCTCTCAG ATCCTGATGGTGTGCTCCACAGAGCCTAAAACCCTGAAGTTCTGCGACCCCCCCAAGGTCAACGGCCCCCCCCCAGTCCAGAACAGGCATATAGGACGCACCGCTCCTCTGAAACCAATTCCCCGTCTGCCACTCAAAG TCCGTCCAATCAGAGCACTGAAGAATCCAGCAGCAGCCACGAGCCCGGGTGGAAGACTCGCAGCAGCATCCCATCAACTGCTCTCTACTGCAGCTGGAGCCTCACCTGccaccccccccacctctcAGTCTGCG CCCTCAGAGCAacaccccaccaccacctcttcATCAGAGTCCACCTCAGCCAGTCCTCACACATCTCCCACCAGCCGAACCCCAGCCCCCAGTCCTGCATCATCCTCCGGTGCCTCCTCCCCGCACCCCCTCTCCACCCCCGCTAGGAAATGTAACACCGTGTTTGGGACCACCAGCAAATTGGCCTGCAAACAAATTAACACAAAGGAGAGCGCGGTGGACTTTGAGAGGATATATGGCTACCTGAGTGTCATCAACACGCCCGGCAAGCCCTGTCATCTCACCGCAATGG AGAGTGCTATAGTGTTGGACCTGTTGATGTCTCTGCCAGAGGAGCTTCTCCTGCTGGACTGCAACAAACTGAAGAAACATCTGCTCCAG GTGCACCGATTCCTCTCATCCACCCCTGACTCAAAGATGGCAAGAGACATGTTGAAAGAGCTGAAGGAGGGACTCTGTGTTCAGACCGAGGGTGGAGACGGTCCCCAGAACAAACGACCAGCAGAACGACGCTGGGTCAGCTGA